The sequence GAGCATCGCGTCCTTGCCCGCGAAGTGCCGGTAGAGGCCGGGGCCACTGATGCCCACGGCCGCGCCTATCTCGTCCACCCCGACCCCGTGGAAGCCGCGCGCGGCGAAGAGGCGGGCGGCCTCCCGGAGGATCTGGACCCGTCTTGTCGGCGCGTCTGCGCTCGCGGGGCTGGTGCTCATGGGAAGTCATTCTAGACAAGGCCGTTAGCGCTCGTTAACCTGAATGGCAGACGTTAACGCTCACTAACACGCTTATTCATACGTTCAGCGACCGCCGGGCGACGGAGCCCGGCCGGCGAGGGGATCGACCGCATGGCGGACCAGATGACGGCGACGGGCGGCGGCGGCAGTACGGGCGGCACGGCCCCGCACCTCCACCGCGCCCACTCCCCCGGCCCCCAGGCCGCCCCCTCCGGCGTCCACCCCGCGGCGTCCTCCCAGCTCGCCCCCGTCCTCACCACCGCCGCCGACCCCGCTTCCGAGACGTGGCGCGCCAACGAGGCCGCGCACGCGAAGCTCGCCGACGAGCTGCGCTCGCGCCTGGAGCGGGCCCGGCTCGGCGGCGGCGAGCGCGCCCGCGAGCGGCACGTCTCGCGCGGCAAGATGCTCCCGCGCGACCGGGTCGACGGGCTCCTCGACGCCGGTTCGCCGTTCCTGGAGCTGGCACCGCTCGCCGCCGAGGGGCTGTACGAGGGGGCCGCGCCCGCCGCCGGGGTCGTCGCCGGACTCGGCATGATCTCGGGCCGGTTGAGCGTCGTCGTCGCCAACGACGCGACGGTCAAGGGCGGTACGTACTACCCGATGACCGTCAAGAAGCACCTGCGCGCGCAGGAGGTCGCCCTGGAGAACCGCCTGCCGTGCGTGTATCTCGTGGACTCCGGCGGCGCGTTCCTGCCGATGCAGGACGAAGTCTTCCCCGACCGCGAGCACTTCGGGCGGATCTTCTACAACCAGGCCCGTATGTCGGCGGCCGGGATTCCGCAGATCGCCTCGGTGATGGGCTCGTGCACGGCCGGGGGCGCGTACGTGCCCGCGATGAGCGACGAGGCGGTCATCGTGCGCGACCAGGGCACGATCTTCCTCGGCGGCCCGCCGCTCGTGAAGGCGGCGACGGGCGAGGTCGTGACGGCCGAGGAGCTGGGCGGCGGCGAGGTCCACAGCCGCGTCTCCGGCGTCACGGACCACCTCGCCGAGGACGACGCGCACGCGCTGCGGATCGTGCGGAACATCGTCGCGACACTGCCCGGGCGCAAGGAACTCCCGTGGGCGGTACGGGAGCCGGAGGAGCCGTCCGTCGATCCGGCGGGCCTGTACGGGGCCGTCCCGGCCGACTCGCGCACCCCGTACGACGTGCGCGAGGTCATCGCGCGGATCGTGGACGGCTCGCGCTTCCAGGAGTTCAAGGCCGAGTACGGGCAGACGCTCGTGACGGGCTTCGCGCACGTCCACGGCCACCCGGTCGGCATCGTCGCCAACAACGGCATCCTCTTCTCCGAATCGGCCCAGAAGGGCGCGCACTTCATCGAGTTGTGCGACCAGCGCGGCATCCCGCTGCTCTTCCTCCAGAACATCTCGGGCTTCATGGTCGGCCGCGCCTACGAGGCGGGCGGCATCGCGAAGCACGGCGCGAAGATGGTCACGGCGGTCGCGACGACGCGCGTACCGAAGCTGACCGTCGTCATCGGCGGCTCGTACGGGGCGGGCAACTACTCGATGTGCGGCCGGGCCTACGGCCCCCGCTTCCTGTGGATGTGGCCCAACGCGAAGATCTCCGTCATGGGCGGCGAACAGGCCGCGTCCGTCCTCGCGACCGTCAAGCGCGACCAGTTGGAGGCGCGCGGCGAGGAGTGGCCCGCCGACGACGAGGAGCGCTTCAAGGCGCCGGTCCGGCAGCAGTACGAGAAGCAGGGCGACGCCTACTACGCGACCGCGCGCCTGTGGGACGACGGCGTGATCGACCCGCTCGACACGCGCCGCGTCCTCGGCCTCGCGCTCACCGCCTGCGCCCACGCGCCGCTGCCCGAACCGCGCTTCGGCGTCTTCCGGATGTGATCCCGATGACGACCCCCGTGACGACCTCACATCCCCCGACGTCAAAGGCGACTTCGAAGGTGGCCATGCCAGGAACCGCTCTGTTCGACACCGTCCTCATCGCCAACCGCGGCGAGATCGCCGTCCGCGTCATCCGCACCCTGCGCGCCCTCGGCATCCGCTCGGTCGCGGTCTACAGCGACGCCGACGCGCGCGCCCGGCACGTACGGGAGGCCGACGAGGCCGTCCGCATCGGCCCCGCGCCCGCGACCGAGAGCTACCTCTCGGTGCCCGCGCTGCTGGAGGCAGCGCGGCGCACGGGCGCCCAGGCGGTGCATCCCGGCTACGGCTTCCTCGCGGAGAACGCGGCCTTCGCGCGCGCCTGCGCGGACGCGGGCCTCGTCTTCATCGGCCCCCCGGCGGACGCCGTGGACCTCATGGGCGACAAGATCCGCGCCAAGGAGACGGTGAAGGCGGCGGGCGTGCCCGTCGTGCCCGGGTCGAGCGGCAGCGGCCTGGACGACGAGGAACTCGCCGACGCGGCCCGGGAGATCGGGATGCCGGTGCTGCTCAAGCCTTCGGCGGGCGGCGGCGGCAAGGGGATGCGCCTCGTGCACGAGGAGGCACTGCTCGCCGAGGAGATCGCGGCGGCCCGCCGAGAGGCCCGCTCCTCCTTCGGGGACGACACCCTCCTCGTCGAACGCTGGGTGCAGCGCCCCCGGCACATCGAGATCCAGGTCTTCGCCGACCGGCACGGCAACGTCATCCACCTCGGCGAGCGCGAGTGCTCGCTCCAGCGCCGCCACCAGAAGCTCATCGAGGAGGCTCCCTCGGTCCTGCTCGACGAGGCGACGCGCGCGGCGATGGGCGAGGCGGCGGTCCGCGCGGCCCGGTCCTGCGGCTACGAGGGCGCGGGCACGGTCGAGTTCATCGTCCCCGGGCCCGACCCCGACGCCCCGGCGGGTACCGCCCCCGAGGCGTACTACTTCATGGAGATGAACACGCGTCTCCAAGTCGAGCACCCTGTCACCGAGTTGGTGACCGGACTCGACCTCGTCGAGTGGCAGATCAGGGTCGCGGCCGGGGAGCCCCTCCCGCTCGCGCAGGAGGACGTACGGCTCGACGGGCACGCGGTCGAGGCGCGCATCTGCGCCGAGTCCGTCCAAGTACTCGACGGTTCACCGGCGTTCCTGCCGAGCGGTGGCACGGTGCTGCGCCTCGAAGAGCCCGGGGGGCCGGGCGTGCGGGTCGATTCGGGGCTCAGCGAGGGCGTCGAGGTCGGCAGCGCGTACGACCCGATGCTCGCCAAGATCATCGCGTACGGCCCGGACCGGGACACGGCCCTGCGCCGCCTGCGCGGCGCGCTCTCCCGCACCGTCACACTCGGCGTCCAGACGAACGCGGGCTTCCTGCGTCGCCTGCTGGCCCATCCGCGGGTAGTGGCGGGCGAGTTGGACACGGGCCTCGTCGAGCGCGAGGCGGCCGGGTTCGTGGAGCCGGAGGTGCCGCGCGAGGTGTACGCGGCGGCAGCGGCGGTGCGCAGGGCGGCCGTGACGGCGGGCGGCGCGGGCCCCGGCTGGCGCGACCCCTTCGCCGCCGGGGACGGGTGGCGGCTCGGCGGGACCCCGGCTCCGCTGCGGGTGCCGCTGCGGGTGCCGGGCCACGAGCCGGTCGAGCGGACCGTGCCCGCGGACGCCGAGGTGAGCGAGGAGGCCGTGACGGTCACGGCGGTCGGGCGGCGGCTCCGCTTCGTACGGGCCGGGGACTGGCTCGGGCGGGACGGGGACGCGTGGGAGGTGCGCGACCACGACCCGGTCGCCGCGGCGCTGCGCGCGGCCGGGGGCGCGGGCGGCACGGGCTCGCTCACCGCGCCGATGCCGGGCACGGTCACGGTCGTCAAGGCCCAGGAGGGCGACGCGGTCCGGGCGGGCGACGGACTGCTCGTGGTGGAGGCGATGAAGATGGAGCACGTCATCACCGCGCCGCACGACGGCACGGTGACCCGGATCGCCGTGCGGCAGGGCAGCACCGTCGCGATGGACGAAGTCCTCGCGGTCGTCGAGCCGTTGACGGAGGTGGCGCGATGAGCACGGGACTCCCGATGACGGTTCCGCTCGACGGGCTGCCCTCCCGCGTCCGTATCCACGAGGTCGGTGCGCGCGACGGACTCCAGAACGAGAAGAGCACCGTTCCCGTCGACGTGAAGGCCGAGTTCGTGCACCGGCTCGCGAGCGCCGGGCTCACGACGGTCGAGGCCACGAGCTTCGTTCACCCCAAGTGGGTGCCCCAACTCGCCGATGCCGAGGAGCTGTTCCCTCGTCTCGCGGATCTGCGGGAGCAGGGCGTGCGGCTGCCCGTCCTCGTCCCGAACGCGCGCGGCCTGGAGCGGGCGCTCGCGCTCGGCGCGGACCGCGTGGCGATCTTCGCGAGCGTCACGGAGAGCTTCGCGAAGGCCAACCTGAACCGCACCGTGGACGAGTCCCTGGCGGTCTTCGCGCCGGTCGTCGCGCAGGCGAAGGCCGCCGGAGCGCACGTGCGCGGCTATCTGTCGATGTGCTTCGGCGACCCGTGGGAGGGCCCGGTCCCGGTCGAGCGGGTCGTCGGGGTCGCGAAGGCGCTCGAAGCGATGGGCTGCGACGAGCTGAGCCTCGGCGACACGATCGGCGTCGCGACGGCCGGGCACGTACGGGCGCTGCTCACGGCCCTCACGGAAGCGGGCGTGCCGCTCGCGACGCTCGGCGTGCACTTCCACGACACGTACGGGCAGGCCCTCGCGAACACCCTGGAGGCGCTGCACATGGGCGTGACCACGGTCGACGCCTCGGCCGGCGGCCTCGGCGGCTGCCCCTTCGCGCGCAGCGCGACGGGGAACCTCGCGACCGAGGACCTCGTGTGGCTGCTGCGCGGCCTCGGCATCGAGACCGGCGTCGACCTGGACTCCCTGGTCGCGACGAGTACGTGGATGGCCGGCCACCTGGGCCGCCCGTCCCCGTCCCGCACGGTCCGCGCACTGGCGGGTTCCTGACCCCGTACGCATCCCCGTCCCCACCCCTGCCCCGTCCCCTCCGTCGCCCGACCGGCGGCACCCCTCCCCCTCCCCCGCGTCCCGGCACCCCGGACGCGCCCCCGCTCACCCGTACCGAGGAGTGACCCCCATGCCGCTGGACCACAGGCTCACCGAGGAGCACGAACAACTGCGCCGCACCGTCGAGGAGTTCGCGCACGACGTCGTCGCGCCGAAGATCGGCGACTACTACGAGCGGCACGAGTTCCCGTACGAGATCGTGCGCGAGATGGGCCGCATGGGGCTCTTCGGGCTGCCGTTCCCCGAGGAGTACGGCGGGATGGGCGGCGACTACCTCGCGCTCGGCCTGGCGCTCGAAGAACTCGCCCGAGTGGACTCCTCGGTGGCGATCACGCTGGAGGCGGGCGTCTCGCTCGGCGCCATGCCGATCCACCTCTTCGGCACCGAGGAGCAGAAGCGCGAGTGGCTTCCGCGCCTGTGCGCGGGCGAACTCCTGGGCGCCTTCGGCCTCACCGAGCCGGGCGCGGGCTCGGACGCGGGCGGCACCCGCACGACGGCGGTGCTCGACGAGGCGACGAACGAGTGGGTCATCAACGGCTCGAAGTGCTTCATCACCAACTCCGGTACGGACATCACGGGCTTGGTGACGGTGACGGCGGTGACCGGGCGCAAGGACGACGGCCGCCCGCGCATCTCCTCGATCATCGTGCCCTCGGGAACCCCCGGCTTCACCGTGGCGGCCCCGTACTCGAAGGTCGGCTGGAACGCCTCGGACACGCGCGAGCTGTCCTTCCAGGACGTACGGGTCCCGGCAGCCAACCTGCTCGGCGAACTCGGTCGCGGGTACGCGCAGTTCCTCCGCATCCTCGACGAGGGCCGGGTCGCGATCGCGGCGCTCGCGACGGGGCTCGCGCAGGGCTGCGTGGACGAGTCGGTCGCGTACGCGAAGGAACGGCACGCCTTCGGGAAGCCCATCGGGGCCAACCAGGCACTCCAGTTCAAGATCGCGGACATGGAACTGCGGGCGCACACCGCGCGGTTGTCGTGGCGGGACGCGGCGAGCAGGCTCGTGCGCGGGGAGGCGTTCAAGAAGGAGGCGGCGCTCGCGAAGCTGTACTCGTCGACGATCGCCGTCGACAACGCGCGCGACGCCACGCAGGTGCACGGCGGCTACGGCTTCATGAACGAGTACCCGGTCGCGCGCATGTGGCGGGACGCGAAGATCCTGGAGATCGGCGAGGGCACGAGCGAGGTCCAGCGGATGCTGATCGCCCGGGAGTTGGGGCTGCCGACGGCGGCCTGAGCGGGGGCGGGCGGGCGTAGAGCGGGGGCGGGCTGGAGGCGTTGGGCTGCGCGAGCGGGGCTGGGGGGCGCGAGCGGCGCGAGCTGGGCCGGTGCGGGCAGCGCGAGCCGGACGCGGGGGTCCGGCCGCTTGGGGGCGGTCGGGCCCGCCGCACGGGGTCGCGCCCCCGTCGGGATGACGCCGCCGCCCTTCGGGTAAAGTTCCAAGGTTCTGCTCCGTACACCCGTGCGGGAACCGTCCGGGCATACGGAGCGGACTTACTGGAGAGGCGCCGCAGGGGGCGGCGTCCGTTACCCGGGGGGATCTCCATGCACACCCGACGCCGCACCACCACCGTCGCCACCGCCTGTCTCGGCCTCGCGCTCAGCCTCTCGCTCACGGCGTGCGGCGGCGGGCAGAAGGCGGTGAGGGGGACGCTCGTGCGGACCACGAACAACCCCTCCTCGCTCTACTGCGTGCAACTCGACGACGTCAACGGCAAGTCGAGCCAGGACGGCCGCTGGTACGAGGTGAAGCAGAAGGACTACAGCAAGGCCAGCTCCGCCGCGCCGGGCGCCCGGCTGAAGTTCACGCCGAAGGACGACGACTGCGAGAAGTCGTCGCACGGCTCGTCCTCCTCGTACTCGAACGGCCACCGGAAGAGCCACAAGAGCGGCACGAACAAGAGCCGAAGCCGCAGCCGCAGCGGTACGAGCAAGAGCCGCCACTGAGGGGCGGCGGCCCGGACAGCCAGGCGCGGGCGGCCGGGTGGTGAGGGGTGGGTGGCCGAGGGCGGGCAGCCCAGGTGGCCATGAAGGGCAGCCCAGGTGGCCATGACGGGGAGGCCGTCTGCCACGGACGGGTGGGCCGGCTGCCACGCACGGGCAGCCGAAGAGGCGCTGACCGGCAGCCCGCCGTACACCGAGCGGTTGCGGACCACTCGCCCCCTGTGCAAAACCAGGTCGTCGCCGCACAACGGCTCACTCTTCGGAGTGAGCCGTTGTGCGGTTTCAGCGAGGTTATCCACAGATTCGGGCGCGGAACGGGTTCGCGGGGTTACGGAGCGTGGCGGCTTGGGATGATGGTGTAGGGGTCGTCCCCCCGGGCGGGAGGGGGCTGCCTCGCCTCACACGCCCACCCACTCGCCCGAAGGACCCCACCCCACCCCGCACCTCCCGCACCCCCCCACCCCACCCCACCCCGCACCCCCCTCACCCTCACCCCCCTGCCCGATATCGGGCAGATTTCTTGCAGAACCCCACCCCCCTCCCCCAATATCGACGAGTGCAAGAACGCCGGACCGACCCCGACCCGCTCGACGAGCTGCTCGACCACCTCACGCGGAGCACCCCGCTGAGCCGTGGCGAGGCCCACCGCGTGGTGCTGGACGTCCTGGCGTTCTACGACGAGACCACCGAGGAGTGGGTCCGCAGACGGCACCGGGAGCTGCAGGCCAAGGGCCTGACCAACCCGGCGATCTTCGCGCGGATCTCCGAGGAGCTGCCGCACCGCGCGGTGGCCCCGCCCCGGCTGTCCCTGCGGCAGCTACGGCGCCTCGTCTACGGCTGAGGCTCGTCACGGCCGGGCGCGCCCAGGACGCGCGGACCCGGCCCGCAGCACCCGCGAGGTGCGGCGGCACCCGAGAGGGACCCGCCGCCCGAGAGGGGCTGCACCACCCGAGAGGGCCCGGACCACCGGACCGGCCCGTACCACCACAAGGGGCGGAAGCGATATGTGCGGAATCGTGGGATACGTGGGGCGACGCGACGTGGCTCCGCTGCTGCTCGAAGGGCTCCAGCGCCTGGAGTACCGGGGGTACGACTCGGCGGGTGTCGTGATCACCAGCCCGAAGGCGAAGACCCCCGGCCTCAAGCTCGCCAAGGGCAAGGGCCGCGTCCGCGACCTGGAGGCACGCGTCCCCAAGCGCTTTGCCGGGACCACCGGCATCGCGCACACCCGCTGGGCGACCCACGGCGCCCCCAGCGACCACAACGCGCACCCCCACCTCGACCCGGCCGAGCAGGTCGCCGTCGTGCACAACGGCATCATCGACAACGCCGACGAACTGCGCGCCCGCCTCACCGCCGACGGCGTCGTCTTCGCCTCCGAGACCGACACCGAGGTCCTCACCCACCTCATCGCGCGCGCCCCCCACGAGACCCTGGAGGACAGGGTCCGCGCGGCGCTCGGCCAGATCGAGGGCACGTACGGCATCGCGGTGCTGCACGCCGACTTCCCCGAGCGCATCGTCGTCGCCCGCAACGGCTCCCCCGTCGTCCTCGGCATCGGCGACAAGGAGATGTTCGTCGCCTCCGACGTCGCCGCCCTCGTCGCCCACACCCGCCAGATCGTCACGCTCGACGACGGCGAGATGGCGACCCTCACCGCCGACGACTTCCGCACCTACACCACCGAGGGCTCGCGCACGAACCCCGAGACGACCACGGTGGAGTGGGAGGCCGAGTCGTACGACATGGGCGGCCACGACACGTACATGCACAAGGAGATGAGCGAGCAGGCCGAGGCCGTCGACCGCGTGCTGCGCGGCCGGATCGACGAGCGCTTCTCGACGGTGCGGCTCGACGGGCTCAACCTCGACGCCCGCGACGCCCGCACCGTGCGCCGCATCAAGATCCTCGGCTGCGGCACCTCGTACCACGCCGGGCAGATCGGCGCGCAGCTCATCGAGGAGATCGCCCGCATCCCCGCCGACGCCGAGCCGGCGAGCGAGTTCCGCTACCGCAACCCCGTCGTCGACCCCGAGACGCTGTACATCGCCGTCTCGCAGTCCGGCGAGACGTACGACGTGCTCGCGGCCGTGCAGGAGCTGAAGCGCAAGGGCGCCAAGGTCCTCGGTTTCGTCAACGTCGTGGGCTCCGCGATCGCCCGCGAGACGGACGGCGGGATCTACGTGCACGCCGGGCCCGAGGTCTGCGTCGTCTCGACCAAGTGCTTCACCAACACGACCGTCGCCTTCGCGCTGCTCGCCCTGCACCTCGGCCGCATCCGCGACCTGTCCGTCGCGGACGGCAAGCGGCTCCTGGAGGGGCTGCGGCGGCTTCCCGGGCAGATCGCCGAGATCCTGGAGCGCGAGGACGAGGTTCAGGAGCTGGCGAAGGCGTACGCGGGCGCCCGCTCGATGATGTTCATCGGGCGCGTGCGCGGCTACCCGGTGGCGCGCGAGGCGAGCCTCAAGCTCAAGGAGGTCAGTTACGTGCACGCCGAGGCGTACCCGGCCTCGGAGCTCAAGCACGGCCCGCTCGCCCTCATCGAGCCCGCGCTGCCGACGGTCGCGATCGTCCCCGACGACGACCTCCTGGAGAAGAACCGCGCGGCGATCGAGGAGATCAAGGCCCGCGAGGGCCGCGTCCTCGCCGTCGCCCACCAGAAGCAGGAGAAGGCCGACGACACGTACGTCGTGCCGAAGAACGAGGACGAACTGGACCCGATCCTGATGGGCATCCCGCTCCAGCTCTTCGCCTACCACACGGCCCTCGCGATGGGCCGCGACATCGACAAGCCGCGCAACCTCGCGAAGTCGGTGACGGTGGAGTAGCCGACGGCACGACGGCACTCACCCAGGCCCGCATGCGGGTGCGGGTACGGGAATCACTCGTACGGGCAAGGGGCGTCCCCTCGTGAGGGGGCGCCCCTTGCCGTGTGTCCCGCGTCCCGTGTCCCGTCCCGCTCAGGGGATGACGATCACCGGGCGCTGGGCGCGGCGGGCGAGGCGGCCGGAGACGGAGCCGAAGATGCGGCCCACGACGCCGTGCGTCGTGCCGACGACGATGGCGTCCGCCTCGTACTCCTTGCCCACTTCCTCCAGTTCGTGGCAGATGTCGCCGCCCCGCTCCACCAGGACCCAGGGCACCTCGGAGAGGAAGTCGGCGCAGGCCAGCTCCAGGCCGAGGACCTCGGTGCGGTGGTCGGGGACGTCGACGAAGACGGGTGGCTCGCAGCCCGCCCACACCGTGGTGGGCAGCCGGTTGGCCACGTGGACGATGATCAGCGCGGAGGCGGCGCGCAGCGCGAGCCCCACGGCGTAGGAGAGAGCCCGTTCACTGGAGGTCGAACCGTCGAAGCCGACCACGACGCCGTGCCGGAAGGCCGGATCGCAGGACGGGCGGTTTTCCTCCAGCGCGAGGGGATCGGCCGCCGTTTCGGCGGTGGGCCGCTTGCGGTCCGCTGGTTCGGGGAATTCGTGACCGGCCATCGGTGTCTCGGCGAGTGAGTCCTCGTGACAAGGAAGAGGGAAGAAGGAATCAGGGAAAGCGAATCAGGGAGAAATGCGGGGAAACGGCACAGGGGGAGGAGCAGGGAGCGGCGCGATCGACGGACCGTGCGACTGTCCGGGAATCGCCTTCCCCAGCCCATACCCCCAAGGGTACGGCCTCACTCCTCCCCGAAGGGCCCGCCCGAGGCGGTCCGCCGACGCGTTCCAGGGAGCATGCCCGAGTTCTGCCCCCTCTGGCAATGGCCGGTGGCGCGTGCCACGTTCACAAGCTGGCCCCTGGGGTGGAAC comes from Streptomyces sp. Tu6071 and encodes:
- a CDS encoding carboxyl transferase domain-containing protein, translated to MADQMTATGGGGSTGGTAPHLHRAHSPGPQAAPSGVHPAASSQLAPVLTTAADPASETWRANEAAHAKLADELRSRLERARLGGGERARERHVSRGKMLPRDRVDGLLDAGSPFLELAPLAAEGLYEGAAPAAGVVAGLGMISGRLSVVVANDATVKGGTYYPMTVKKHLRAQEVALENRLPCVYLVDSGGAFLPMQDEVFPDREHFGRIFYNQARMSAAGIPQIASVMGSCTAGGAYVPAMSDEAVIVRDQGTIFLGGPPLVKAATGEVVTAEELGGGEVHSRVSGVTDHLAEDDAHALRIVRNIVATLPGRKELPWAVREPEEPSVDPAGLYGAVPADSRTPYDVREVIARIVDGSRFQEFKAEYGQTLVTGFAHVHGHPVGIVANNGILFSESAQKGAHFIELCDQRGIPLLFLQNISGFMVGRAYEAGGIAKHGAKMVTAVATTRVPKLTVVIGGSYGAGNYSMCGRAYGPRFLWMWPNAKISVMGGEQAASVLATVKRDQLEARGEEWPADDEERFKAPVRQQYEKQGDAYYATARLWDDGVIDPLDTRRVLGLALTACAHAPLPEPRFGVFRM
- a CDS encoding biotin carboxylase N-terminal domain-containing protein, translating into MPGTALFDTVLIANRGEIAVRVIRTLRALGIRSVAVYSDADARARHVREADEAVRIGPAPATESYLSVPALLEAARRTGAQAVHPGYGFLAENAAFARACADAGLVFIGPPADAVDLMGDKIRAKETVKAAGVPVVPGSSGSGLDDEELADAAREIGMPVLLKPSAGGGGKGMRLVHEEALLAEEIAAARREARSSFGDDTLLVERWVQRPRHIEIQVFADRHGNVIHLGERECSLQRRHQKLIEEAPSVLLDEATRAAMGEAAVRAARSCGYEGAGTVEFIVPGPDPDAPAGTAPEAYYFMEMNTRLQVEHPVTELVTGLDLVEWQIRVAAGEPLPLAQEDVRLDGHAVEARICAESVQVLDGSPAFLPSGGTVLRLEEPGGPGVRVDSGLSEGVEVGSAYDPMLAKIIAYGPDRDTALRRLRGALSRTVTLGVQTNAGFLRRLLAHPRVVAGELDTGLVEREAAGFVEPEVPREVYAAAAAVRRAAVTAGGAGPGWRDPFAAGDGWRLGGTPAPLRVPLRVPGHEPVERTVPADAEVSEEAVTVTAVGRRLRFVRAGDWLGRDGDAWEVRDHDPVAAALRAAGGAGGTGSLTAPMPGTVTVVKAQEGDAVRAGDGLLVVEAMKMEHVITAPHDGTVTRIAVRQGSTVAMDEVLAVVEPLTEVAR
- a CDS encoding hydroxymethylglutaryl-CoA lyase yields the protein MSTGLPMTVPLDGLPSRVRIHEVGARDGLQNEKSTVPVDVKAEFVHRLASAGLTTVEATSFVHPKWVPQLADAEELFPRLADLREQGVRLPVLVPNARGLERALALGADRVAIFASVTESFAKANLNRTVDESLAVFAPVVAQAKAAGAHVRGYLSMCFGDPWEGPVPVERVVGVAKALEAMGCDELSLGDTIGVATAGHVRALLTALTEAGVPLATLGVHFHDTYGQALANTLEALHMGVTTVDASAGGLGGCPFARSATGNLATEDLVWLLRGLGIETGVDLDSLVATSTWMAGHLGRPSPSRTVRALAGS
- a CDS encoding acyl-CoA dehydrogenase family protein, producing the protein MPLDHRLTEEHEQLRRTVEEFAHDVVAPKIGDYYERHEFPYEIVREMGRMGLFGLPFPEEYGGMGGDYLALGLALEELARVDSSVAITLEAGVSLGAMPIHLFGTEEQKREWLPRLCAGELLGAFGLTEPGAGSDAGGTRTTAVLDEATNEWVINGSKCFITNSGTDITGLVTVTAVTGRKDDGRPRISSIIVPSGTPGFTVAAPYSKVGWNASDTRELSFQDVRVPAANLLGELGRGYAQFLRILDEGRVAIAALATGLAQGCVDESVAYAKERHAFGKPIGANQALQFKIADMELRAHTARLSWRDAASRLVRGEAFKKEAALAKLYSSTIAVDNARDATQVHGGYGFMNEYPVARMWRDAKILEIGEGTSEVQRMLIARELGLPTAA
- the glmS gene encoding glutamine--fructose-6-phosphate transaminase (isomerizing), giving the protein MCGIVGYVGRRDVAPLLLEGLQRLEYRGYDSAGVVITSPKAKTPGLKLAKGKGRVRDLEARVPKRFAGTTGIAHTRWATHGAPSDHNAHPHLDPAEQVAVVHNGIIDNADELRARLTADGVVFASETDTEVLTHLIARAPHETLEDRVRAALGQIEGTYGIAVLHADFPERIVVARNGSPVVLGIGDKEMFVASDVAALVAHTRQIVTLDDGEMATLTADDFRTYTTEGSRTNPETTTVEWEAESYDMGGHDTYMHKEMSEQAEAVDRVLRGRIDERFSTVRLDGLNLDARDARTVRRIKILGCGTSYHAGQIGAQLIEEIARIPADAEPASEFRYRNPVVDPETLYIAVSQSGETYDVLAAVQELKRKGAKVLGFVNVVGSAIARETDGGIYVHAGPEVCVVSTKCFTNTTVAFALLALHLGRIRDLSVADGKRLLEGLRRLPGQIAEILEREDEVQELAKAYAGARSMMFIGRVRGYPVAREASLKLKEVSYVHAEAYPASELKHGPLALIEPALPTVAIVPDDDLLEKNRAAIEEIKAREGRVLAVAHQKQEKADDTYVVPKNEDELDPILMGIPLQLFAYHTALAMGRDIDKPRNLAKSVTVE
- a CDS encoding universal stress protein, with the protein product MAGHEFPEPADRKRPTAETAADPLALEENRPSCDPAFRHGVVVGFDGSTSSERALSYAVGLALRAASALIIVHVANRLPTTVWAGCEPPVFVDVPDHRTEVLGLELACADFLSEVPWVLVERGGDICHELEEVGKEYEADAIVVGTTHGVVGRIFGSVSGRLARRAQRPVIVIP